A single Carettochelys insculpta isolate YL-2023 chromosome 2, ASM3395843v1, whole genome shotgun sequence DNA region contains:
- the ZHX1 gene encoding zinc fingers and homeoboxes protein 1 — protein sequence MASKRKSTTPCMVLASEQDPDLEAISDVDEGPPVLTPAENATAESISSDEDIQEYVDSDNQQNKKVEGGYECKYCTFQTPDLNMFTFHVDSEHPNVVLNSSYVCVECNFLTKRYDALSEHNLKYHPGEENFKLTMVKRNNQTIFEQTVNDLTFDGSFVKEENAESSNTSETPSPGISISKTPIMKMMKNKTETKRIVVFHNVAEDIPGEEKETENEPDCEEVVENPQSTVSESKMSKPTACSTADTTSTVMAPAPVIQPGVAQVITAVTAPQNANLIPKVLIPVSSIPTYNTALDNNPLLLNTYNKFPYPTMSEITVLSAQAKYTEEQIKIWFSAQRLKHGVSWTPEEVEEARRKQFNGTVHTVPQTITVIPAHISAAGNGLPSILQTCQIVGQPGLVLTQVASTNTLPVTAPIALTVAGVPNQTQLQKSQIQTAQPVAETKQVAAVPAPPLIKHETALVNPDSFGMRAKKTKEQLAELKVSYLKNHFPHDLEISRLMKITGLTKGEIKKWFSDTRYNQRNSKNNHGIHLNNDSSTTIIIDSSDETNESPTIATPEHKQSWNTFPDFTPQKFKEKTAEQLHSLQASFLNNPVLTDEELNRLRAQTKLTRREINAWFTERKKTNALKEEEGEVKESNVSSSKDEAGETSQGEGSIGLRSGGSASKVGRKSSEQLHMLKSSFVRTQWPSPQEYDRLAEETGLPRSDIVSWFGDTRYVWKNGGLKWYYYYQGLSGNCVNGQGFARRRGRGRPKGRGRGRPRGRPRGSKRINNWDRGSSIIKFKTGTAILKDYYMKHKFLNEQDLDELVAKSHMGYEQVRDWFAERQRRSELGIELFEENEDEEDMLEDQEEEEETDDSDTWEPPRHVKRKLSKSD from the coding sequence ATGGCAAGTAAACGAAAGTCAACTACACCATGCATGGTCCTAGCAAGCGAGCAGGATCCAGACTTAGAAGCTATATCTGATGTGGACGAAGGACCTCCTGTACTTACACCAGCAGAGAATGCTACAGCTGAGAGTATATCAAGTGATGAGGACATTCAAGAATATGTGGATTCAGACAATCAGCAAAATAAAAAGGTTGAAGGTGGCTATGAATGTAAATACTGTACATTTCAGACGCCAGATCTCAATATGTTCACTTTCCATGTGGATTCAGAGCACCCTAATGTAGTATTAAATTCATCCTATGTTTGTGTGGAATGCAATTTTCTAACCAAAAGGTATGATGCTCTTTCAGAGCACAATCTGAAGTACCACCCTGGAGAAGAGAATTTTAAATTGACCATGGTGAAACGCAATAATCAGACAATCTTTGAGCAAACAGTGAATGATCTCACTTTTGATGGGAGTTTTGTGAAAGAGGAGAATGCTGAGTCCTCCAACACCTCAGAGACCCCTTCACCAGGAATCTCAattagcaaaactcccattatgAAAATGATGAAAAACAAAACCGAGACTAAACGAATTGTTGTATTCCACAATGTAGCTGAAGACATTCCTGGTGaagaaaaggaaactgaaaatgagcCAGACTGTGAGGAAGTAGTTGAAAACCCACAATCAACAGTTTCCGAGTCCAAAATGAGCAAGCCAACTGCTTGCAGTACAGCAGATACAACTAGCACGGTAATGGCGCCGGCACCAGTAATTCAGCCTGGGGTGGCACAGGTAATAACAGCTGTCACGGCTCCACAGAACGCTAACTTGATTCCAAAAGTCTTAATACCTGTAAGCAGCATTCCAACCTACAACACTGCTTTGGATAACAATCCTCTTCTGCTCAACACCTACAACAAATTTCCTTACCCAACCATGTCGGAAATCACAGTTCTCTCTGCTCAAGCTAAATATACTGAGGAACAGATTAAAATATGGTTTTCGGCCCAACGCCTGAAACATGGTGTGAGCTGGACGCCCGAAGAAGTGGAAGAAGCAAGGAGGAAGCAGTTTAATGGCACTGTGCATACTGTACCACAGACAATTACCGTTATTCCAGCACACATTTCAGCAGCTGGCAATGGTTTGCCATCGATCTTGCAGACATGCCAAATAGTTGGTCAGCCAGGTCTTGTTCTGACTCAAGTTGCCAGCACAAACACATTACCAGTAACAGCCCCAATCGCTCTGACAGTAGCAGGGGTTCCAAATCAAACACAGTTACAGAAAAGCCAgatccagactgcccagcctgtTGCAGAAACAAAGCAAGTAGCGGCCGTTCCTGCGCCTCCGCTTATCAAACATGAAACCGCTTTAGTAAATCCGGATTCGTTCGGCATGCGTGCCAAGAAGACGAAAGAACAACTGGCAGAATTAAAAGTCAGCTACCTTAAAAATCATTTCCCTCATGATTTGGAGATTAGTAGGCTTATGAAAATAACAGGTCTGACCAAAGGAGAAATCAAAAAGTGGTTCAGTGACACACGATACAACCAGAGAAACTCAAAAAATAATCACGGCATTCATCTCAACAACGACTCTTCCACCACCATTATTATTGATTCAAGTGACGAAACCAATGAATCCCCAACAATAGCCACTCCAGAGCATAAGCAATCATGGAATACTTTCCCTGATTTCACCCCGCAGAAATTCAAAGAAAAGACTGCTGAACAGCTGCACAGTCTCCAAGCCAGTTTTCTCAATAACCCTGTCCTGACAGATGAAGAGCTGAATAGGTTAAGAGCACAAACAAAACTGACCAGGAGGGAGATCAATGCCTGGTTtacagagaggaagaaaacaaatgcTTTAAAGGAAGAAGAAGGTGAGGTAAAAGAGAGCAATGTAAGCAGCTCAAAAGATGAGGCTGGAGAAACCTCTCAAGGAGAGGGGTCTATAGGGCTAAGATCGGGGGGTTCTGCAAGCAAGGTTGGTAGGAAGTCATCAGAGCAGTTACACATGCTTAAAAGTTCATTTGTCCGTACACAGTGGCCATCCCCACAAGAATACGACAGGCTGGCAGAAGAAACTGGACTTCCAAGATCAGACATTGTTAGCTGGTTTGGAGACACTCGCTATGTCTGGAAAAATGGTGGTTTGAAATGGTACTACTACTATCAGGGTCTCAGTGGAAATTGTGTGAATGGTCAAGGCTTTGCcagaaggagagggagaggaagacccaaagggaggggaagaggaaggccTCGTGGGCGGCCCAGGGGAAGCAAAAGGATAAACAACTGGGACAGAGGATCATCCATCATCAAATTCAAAACTGGAACAGCAATCCTGAAGGATTATTATATGAAGCATAAATTCCTCAATGAGCAAGATCTTGATGAACTTGTAGCCAAATCTCACATGGGATATGAGCAGGTCAGAGACTGGTTTGCAGAAAGGCAGAGAAGATCAGAACTAGGCATAGAGCTGTTTGAGGAGAACGAGGATGAAGAAGACATGTTGGAGGatcaggaagaggaggaagaaaccgATGATAGTGACACTTGGGAACCTCCGCGACATGTTAAGCGTAAACTCTCAAAATCAGATTGA